The DNA sequence AATCCGCCATAGACCATGGCCAGGTTAGTAGGCCCCCAGATCAGCGAAGCGTCAAAGTACGGGCCGAAAGGATCCTCCGGCGCGATGATCTGCCTTCGTTGCAGCGTGTTGGTGATGTTCTCCGCACCGAGGTAGAGGTCCCACTGGCCCATCACCCGCGTGAGCTGTGCGTGCATGGTGGCGAATGACGGCGCGCGTTCGCCGAAGCGGTAGGCCTCGGGATTGGTGGAGGTATCGGGGATGCGGCTCTCACCGAAAAGCTGCAGGCCAATGTCGAAGCGCCATTGCTCCTTGCGGTCGGCATAGGCCAGGTCGATCATGCCGCGGTGCATGGGCGTGAAAGGCCGCTCCAGCAACCGGCCATCGTAGGTGGTGCGCGCATCATACCAACGGTAGTTCAGCCGCAGGGTGAGCGGTGCGGCCAGCTGCACCTGCACATCGGCCAGCATGCTGGTGCCATAGGAGAGTCCATCCAGCATGTAGAACGCTATGGTCTGTGGCGAGCGGTCCAGGTCCATCACCACCTGCTGGGTGAAGCGCGTGTGGTAGGCGTCCACACCCACCTCCCACTTGCGGTCCAGGAGTTTGAACTTGTGCAGCAGCGACGCGCCGAAATTCCAGGCGCGTTCCAGGCCAAGCGGGCCCTCCACCACCACGTTGCGCGAACTGGCCAGCACGGTGGCGCTTTCGGCCAGCGGGTTGGCGCTGCGGAAGGCATGGCCGGCCGAAACGCGGGCCACGGTGAGCGGACCCAGGTCATACTTGATGTGCAGGCGAGGACTCACCGTATTGCCGAAGTGGTCATTCGCGTCGGCACGCAGGCCGAGCACGGATGTGAGCTTCTCGCGTTTGCGGGTATACTCGGCGAAGATCCCCGGCATGCGCTCGGTGCGCGTGAAGGCACTGTCGCGGAAAGCCTCCCGGTAATCATCATACTGGAAGGCCAGACCGGTCTTCACGGCATCCTCGCATCCGCCGAGTTGCTGCTGGTACACCAGATTGCCGTAGAAGCTGGTCTGCGTGCCATCGTATCCACGTTCACCGTACAGCGAGCGCACATCGTGGTGCTTGCCCGCGGCGATGAGACCGATGCTCTTGTCGCGTGCCTCGCCGAACACGAAGCCATATTTCCCCAGCACGTCCACCATCTCGTTGCGGATGTCGATGCCATAGAGCATGTCCGGACGGTGGCCCACATGTTCCGGTGGAACGGGCATCGCGCCATGCTCGGCGGATTGCCCCCCGGTGCGGCGGTCGTCCACGTAGCGCGCTGCCAGTTGGGCCGTCCGCTTGTCGTCCCGGTATACCCAGCGGTCCATCACGTTGATGCGCCGCGTGATGGGCATGTCCATGAAGCCATCGCCGTTCTGGTCCATTTCGTTGTCGAACCAGTTGCCGTGCACCAGCAGCAGGTTGTCGCTGTGTTGCCCGGTGCTTTGCGCGCTGTGGATGTTGGCCTCCAGACGGCCCTGGGTATTGCCGTACATGTTCAGGTAGAACGGCGACTCGTCGGCCGGTTGCAACAGGCACACGTCGATCTGTCCGGTCATGGCATTGGGGGCGTTCACCGCCGTGCCCACGCCCTTGCTGAGGTTGATCTCGTTGATCCAGGTGCCCGGGATGAGCGTGAGCCCCGAAGCGGTGGACAGCCCGCGGATGAAGGGGATGTTCTCCAGGCTGATCTGCGCGTACTTGCCATCGAGGCCCAGGAGGCGGATCGTCTTCGTGCCACTGATGGCGTCGTTGTAGCTCACGTCCACCGAGGCGTTGGTCTCGAAGCTCTCGCTCAGGTCGCAACAGGCGGCGCGCTTCAGTTCCATGGCGGTGATGATCTCGGTGGCCAGTTGCGAGCGCGTGTCCAGCAGGGTGCTGCTCTGCCGCTCGATGATCTCCACCGCCCGCAGATCGGCACCGGGCCGCAGGGTGAAGGACACGGGCCTGCCGGGATGGGCGGCCAGCAACACGGTGTCCGGCGCATAGCCCACGAAGGAGGCCACCAGCCGTGCGGGCCAGCTATCGGGTGGCGGCACCTCGAACCGTCCCTGCGCATCGGTGGCCGTGCCGATGGTGGTACCCACCCACAGCACACTGGCGCCGGGGAGGCTTCTGGGGTCATCGGCCTCTGTGCCGAGCACCACGCCCATGATGGGATCCTGCGCCACCAGGCACAGGGGCAGCAAAGCCAGCGAAAGGATCGGATATCTGTAGGAACTTGTCATGGATGGTCTTTGGGGACGTGCGAACGGAACGACACGAGATGGCGCATGGGCCACCGACCGGCGGATCGACGCCGGCAATAAGACCGATCCTAGATGCGGAAGAGGCGATGCGCCACCAGACGCTCCGTGCCACTGGACGGTGGCGGCCGTGTGAAGACCTCGCCACGCGACCCGGGCGCTTCGCGGGTTCCCGGGTCGAACACCTGCGGGATGAAGCAGGTCCACATCGGGGAGAAGACCATCTCAGGCGCCGGAACGAAAGGCAACACTTCGCCGCCGGCCTGGCCGAACACACAGCAGACCGGACTGATGGCCGGCCCCTCCGGAAGCTCATTCTCCGGGCAGCAGTCATCGATCTGGCCCAGGGCCCAAACGCTGTGCCCCCCGATCAGGCAGGTCATGCGCGAGAGGGCCATGCCGCTGGTGGCGAACAGCAACAGCATCGTAACGGCCAGTGTGGCCCAGCGATGGCGATGCAGAAGTTGGCGCATGGTGCGTCAAAAGTAAGGTGAACGAGCCTCGCCCGGGGGAGCGGAAACGGCCATTCCACTTGGGAAGCCAGCCAGGCGACACACCTACCTTTGCCACCGCCTCGCACCATGAGCACCACCGCCCGCCCGCCCGTATCCGTTTACGCCGAAAGCACGCCCAACCCGGCCAGCATGCGCTACGTGAGCAGCCGCCTGTTGGTGGCCGACGGCCGGCTCTTGGAATTCCGATCCCCCGATGAGCCCAATGGTGTGTCGCCCCTGGCGGAGCACATCTTCAACCTGCCCTTTGTCACGGGGGTGTTCATCTCAGGCAACTTCATCACCGTCACCAAGAACGCTTCCGTGGATTGGGACCTGGTGCAACTGGAGTTGCGCGAGTACCTCCAGGAGTACCTGAACACGGATGGCCGCGTGGTATACGAGGACGCCCCCGCCCAGGCCCTGGCCGACGCCAATGAGCGCGCCAGCACCCATGCTGAAGCGAGAGGCCCCGACGATGAGAAGATCATCCGCGTGCTGGAGGAATACATCCGCCCGGCCGTCGAAGGCGACGGCGGGCATATCGCCTTCAAGTCCTTCGACGGAGGCGTGGTCACCGTTTCGCTGCGCGGCTCATGCAGCGGCTGCCCCAGCAGCATGGTCACCCTCAAACAGGGCATCGAGAACCTGCTGAAACACGAGGTGCCCGGCGTGCGAGAGGTGGTGGCGGAGGAACTCTAATTTCGAGGGACGACGTCCCTCGAAACTGGCCCCACCCCACCGAATGACCTTGGGCAAGCGACTTCCGCGACGCGCGGGCATCTACTTCTGCACCTTCGCATGCTGGGACCACTTGCATTCGATCGCCCGCACCAATTGTCACGACGCCATATACGAGAAGCTGCAACGTTGGGTGGACAAAGGCTGCGCGGTCAACGGCTACGTGATCATGCCGAACCATGTGCATCTGCTCCTCTACGTGCCGGAACAACTCTCGGTGAATGACGTCCTGGCCAACTGCAAACGCTGGTGGGCCAAAGTGATCCTCGACCGGCTCACGGTGGCCCGGGACACCATCATGCTGGAGCGCTTGCAGCGGGATGTCGACACGTCCCGCTTCGCGAAAGGTCAATGGTTCCGGGTGTGGGAACCTTCTTCCGACATCAAGTACTGCGCATCGAACAGCATGGTGGTCCAGAAGCTCCGCTATATCCACCAGAACCCATTGCAAGCCCATTGGATGCTGGCCAGAGTGCCCGAAGAATATCCGCATTCCTGCGCAGGCCAATACGCGGGTGGCCCAACAGCCGGGATGACCGTCACGCCTTGGATGGCCCACTCCAACTGAACGGGAAGTAACAGGCATGTGCAATTCCCTGGGGTGAAGCATCCTGTAGGAAACGTACGGCCATGAAGCGCATCTCCTCCCTCCTGCCCACCCTGCTCATCGCGGCCGCCACATGCAGCGCCCAAGCCACGGGAGAGATCCGCGGACGGGTATTCGACCAGACCGGTTCGCCGGTGCCCATGGCGCATGTGGTGGCCATCCAGCATGATCGAACGCACGGCGTGGTTACCGATCTGGAAGGAAGATTCGTCATCAAGCCCCTGCCTACCGGCCTCTTCACGGTGCGTGTTTCGCACGTCGGATTCCAGACGCGCAGCTTCACCGGCGTGGAGGTCACCGGCGACCGGGCGAGCCTGATGCGCGACATCCGTCTGGGCTTCGCCACCACGGTGGATACATTCGAGGTGTCCGGCTTCCGACGCCCGCTCATTGAAGCCGACAACCCCACCCGCATGAGCCTGCTGGCCGACGACTTCGCACGCGACCCGAACAAACGCGACCCGATACAATTCATCGGCAAGAGTTTCGTGGGGGTGACGGCCTCCCTCACGGGCGACGGATTGCATTTCCGGGGCTCGCGTACGGAGAACATGGTGTCCTTCATCGACGGCGTGAAGGTGAGTGGCGGTGTGCCCCGCGTCCCACCATCGGCCATCAGCAGCGTGAGCGTGTACACCGGTGGCCTGCCCGCACGTTACGGTGATGTCACCGGTGGCGTGGTGGCGATCGAGACCAAGAGCTACCAGGAGGTCTTCGAGGCCGAACGGACAAGGCGACAACGCTTGGCCGAAGCCGCTTGGGAAGACGAAGAGGATGGACTTTGAACGACGGCCAGCATGTTCATGCGCGGTACATCCAGTGATGCGGCGGACGACGACACGGTGGTGGCGCGGCTGCGCACCGGCGACCGGCGCGCGCTGGGCACCTTGTGGGACCGCTACGCGCACCTGCTCTACGGCGTGGGGATCAAATACCTGAAGGACGCCGAGCGCGCCAAGGACACCGTGGCCGAACTCTTCGCCGTGCTGCCTGAACTGTTGCGGCGCCATCAGGTGGAACACTTCCGCCCCTGGGTGCATACCGTGATGCGCAACCGCTGTCTGATGGTGCTGCGCAGTGAAAGGCCCGGCCGGTCCCTGGACCTGGAGCGTGTGGACATACCCGGCCACGACGAGGCAGGTGAGGCCCTGCTCCGAGAGGCCGGTCTGCAACGGTTGGAGAACGCCATCGCCCAGCTGAACGCCGACCAACGCACCTGCATCGAAGCCTTCCACCTGCGGCGCATGA is a window from the Flavobacteriales bacterium genome containing:
- a CDS encoding TonB-dependent receptor, whose translation is MTSSYRYPILSLALLPLCLVAQDPIMGVVLGTEADDPRSLPGASVLWVGTTIGTATDAQGRFEVPPPDSWPARLVASFVGYAPDTVLLAAHPGRPVSFTLRPGADLRAVEIIERQSSTLLDTRSQLATEIITAMELKRAACCDLSESFETNASVDVSYNDAISGTKTIRLLGLDGKYAQISLENIPFIRGLSTASGLTLIPGTWINEINLSKGVGTAVNAPNAMTGQIDVCLLQPADESPFYLNMYGNTQGRLEANIHSAQSTGQHSDNLLLVHGNWFDNEMDQNGDGFMDMPITRRINVMDRWVYRDDKRTAQLAARYVDDRRTGGQSAEHGAMPVPPEHVGHRPDMLYGIDIRNEMVDVLGKYGFVFGEARDKSIGLIAAGKHHDVRSLYGERGYDGTQTSFYGNLVYQQQLGGCEDAVKTGLAFQYDDYREAFRDSAFTRTERMPGIFAEYTRKREKLTSVLGLRADANDHFGNTVSPRLHIKYDLGPLTVARVSAGHAFRSANPLAESATVLASSRNVVVEGPLGLERAWNFGASLLHKFKLLDRKWEVGVDAYHTRFTQQVVMDLDRSPQTIAFYMLDGLSYGTSMLADVQVQLAAPLTLRLNYRWYDARTTYDGRLLERPFTPMHRGMIDLAYADRKEQWRFDIGLQLFGESRIPDTSTNPEAYRFGERAPSFATMHAQLTRVMGQWDLYLGAENITNTLQRRQIIAPEDPFGPYFDASLIWGPTNLAMVYGGLRYTLPRKKENPTDRP
- a CDS encoding NifU family protein — translated: MSTTARPPVSVYAESTPNPASMRYVSSRLLVADGRLLEFRSPDEPNGVSPLAEHIFNLPFVTGVFISGNFITVTKNASVDWDLVQLELREYLQEYLNTDGRVVYEDAPAQALADANERASTHAEARGPDDEKIIRVLEEYIRPAVEGDGGHIAFKSFDGGVVTVSLRGSCSGCPSSMVTLKQGIENLLKHEVPGVREVVAEEL
- a CDS encoding transposase → MGKRLPRRAGIYFCTFACWDHLHSIARTNCHDAIYEKLQRWVDKGCAVNGYVIMPNHVHLLLYVPEQLSVNDVLANCKRWWAKVILDRLTVARDTIMLERLQRDVDTSRFAKGQWFRVWEPSSDIKYCASNSMVVQKLRYIHQNPLQAHWMLARVPEEYPHSCAGQYAGGPTAGMTVTPWMAHSN
- a CDS encoding TonB-dependent receptor — protein: MKRISSLLPTLLIAAATCSAQATGEIRGRVFDQTGSPVPMAHVVAIQHDRTHGVVTDLEGRFVIKPLPTGLFTVRVSHVGFQTRSFTGVEVTGDRASLMRDIRLGFATTVDTFEVSGFRRPLIEADNPTRMSLLADDFARDPNKRDPIQFIGKSFVGVTASLTGDGLHFRGSRTENMVSFIDGVKVSGGVPRVPPSAISSVSVYTGGLPARYGDVTGGVVAIETKSYQEVFEAERTRRQRLAEAAWEDEEDGL
- a CDS encoding sigma-70 family RNA polymerase sigma factor; its protein translation is MRGTSSDAADDDTVVARLRTGDRRALGTLWDRYAHLLYGVGIKYLKDAERAKDTVAELFAVLPELLRRHQVEHFRPWVHTVMRNRCLMVLRSERPGRSLDLERVDIPGHDEAGEALLREAGLQRLENAIAQLNADQRTCIEAFHLRRMSYAQVAALTGHDVEQVRSHLQNGRRNLRLILLRHADQNDR